In Arachis hypogaea cultivar Tifrunner chromosome 17, arahy.Tifrunner.gnm2.J5K5, whole genome shotgun sequence, a single window of DNA contains:
- the LOC112763662 gene encoding uncharacterized protein, whose amino-acid sequence MADFIAEMTPGNSTPESWKLHVDGSSNVTSGGAGVILESQNGVVIEQSVRYEFPVSNNQAEYEALLAGLALAREVGAKVLEVNTDSQVVSSQINGDYQTRDPLLQQYLAKVNKLKEGFERVTIQHVPRERNAIVDLLSKLASTKPGHGNKLLIQEVVKSPSVSTTTNAHLTFSNQGSWTHPILQYLLDGTLPPDPKEGKRIKREAANYTIVAGQLYKRGFSQPLLKCVEPENTEYILREIHEGCCSHHVGGKTLAQKVIWAGYFWPTVIRNSIQIVKSCDKCQRHANIHQAAPHKLSIISAERPFGTWGIDLVGPFPTAPGQLRYLIVAIDYCTKWIEAEPLASITAAQCRKFL is encoded by the coding sequence atggccgactttatcgccgaGATGACCCCAGGAAACTCCACCCCCGAATCGTGGAAACTACATGTTGACGGCTCATCGAACGTCACCTCTGGAGGTGCCGGAGTCATTCTCGAAAGTCAGAACGGAGTCGTAATCGAACAATCAGTACGATACGAATTCCCagtctcaaacaaccaggcagaatacgaggCCCTCCTGGCAGGCCTAGCCCTAGCTCGGGAGGTCGGAGCAAAGGTCCTAGAGGTAAACaccgactcacaggtagtcagcTCCCAAATCAACGGAGACTACCAGACACGAGACCCCCTACTCCAACAGTACCTCGCCAAGGTAAACAAACTAAAAGAAGGATTCGAGCGAGTTACCATACAACATGTCCCTAGAGAACGAAACGCCATAGTAGACCTACTTTCcaaactagccagtaccaaacccGGACACGGTAACAAATTGCTAATCCAGGAAGTCGTTAAGTCACCCTCCGTGTCAACAACGACCAACGCTCATCTGACATTCTCGAACCAGGGATCTTGGACCCACCCTATCCTACAATACCTCCTCGACGGAACACTGCCACCAGACCCCAAAGAGGGAAAACGAATAAAAAGGGAAGCCGCCAACTATACCATTGTCGCAGGACAGCTATACAAACGCGGATTCTCGCAACCCCTGCTCAAATGCGTGGAACCCGAGAACACGGAGTACATACTCCGCGAAATCCACGAAGGTTGCTGCAGCCACCATGTCGGAGGCAAAACATTAGCCCAAAAAGTCATCTGGGCAGGCTACTTCTGGCCCACGGTTATCCGGAATTCCATTCAAATAGTCAAAAGCTGCGAcaaatgccaaaggcacgccaatATTCACCAAGCCGCCCCTCACAAACTCAGCATCATCTCGGCAGAACGGCCATTCGGCACCTGGGGGATCGACCTCGTCGGACCCTTCCCTACGGCACCTGGCCAACTCCGGTATCTCATCGTTGCCATAGATTACTGCACCaaatggatcgaagctgaacccttagcctcCATAACGGCAGCCCAATGCCGAAAATTCCTCTAG